The genomic DNA AAAACCACCTAGTCTTTTTTCACAGCCTTAACCTCTACTCTTGTGGGTCTTCCCTTTGTCCTTAAAGTGCATAAACTTAAACCTTAAAAATCAGTCATGTGCCCATGAATGCTAATTTCACCAATGACAAATCAAACTTGCATAAATAAGCAGGAAGACTGGATGCTCAAAGCAATCAAAAGAAGAGAGTCATACAATTTACAATGCAGCTATTAGCACGTAAAGGCGAGAACCTGAACTCGCTGGCGATCATATATACCTTACAGCCACTCAAGTTCAAATCAACTATATGTTTGCAGTTCTTCACCAAATGTGTCATGCCTATATCAGTTACCCTGCATTTACTCAATTCATATTCCACATTTCATGAGTAATGATAAAAAGAACCTAGCTACAAATGTTAAATCCAAAGtatcataaaaaaagaaatacagaTCAAGCAAACCTTCCAAATACCTCACATTCCAATAGATAGAGAAGACCTTCAATTTAGGACAAGCACTGGTTATTGTTTCAACTCCTCTGTCAGAGATCTTTTGGCAGACATTCAGATTTAAAGACTCTAGTTCTTGAAGTGAATCCAAACACTGCAAAATTCACATAtaattccattaaaaaattaaaaattcatataataaCATTTAGAAGTACAGATCAATTCTTTCAAGCAGACAGAAATGAGAATATTGCTAATTCCAACTTCACTTTGGAGCCAACAAATGTTCATATAAAGTTAAAAGTATAACCTTGGTTTTGAGAAGATCAAGATGTTTGTCTTCAATATCCTGTGCAAATTCAAGATTTATCTGCTTAACGTGCCGATATCGAAACTGTGAAAGCCAAGAATCGCCAAAAATAAGAATCATGATCAGTAAGCCCATGTAAAATGTGCACCAGCTAAGCACActcaataaacaaaatgaaaaatcaaatacatCATTGACTCCCCATAACAAAGAAAGCAagcaagcaaaaaaaataacttgACCTTGTGAACTTTACTTCACAAATCATttcaaaaccccaaaaaaatgaaatgaaaaaaaaaaattatcctgcCATCAATTTTAAAAGTATCATCACCACATCATTTAAGAAATGCATTTGAGATAAGGAATGGCATCTGTCATTGGATAAACCCTCTTTTCCATATTGTGTATGCAAAAAAACTCAATTAATTCAAAGAGTTTTAAAGCAAACCAGAAAATTGTTTCCACTAAACAGCCAACATGTTTTCTCCTATTAGATTAAAAGAAGTGCCCATCACCCAATCATGTTGAATTGTACATCTAAATCATCACATGGCAGAATGGAACCATACCATATCAGCACAACAGAAGGGACTGGAACCCATTATTGGATGCTCCCTCTTTACCATATtgtacatacaaaaaaaaaatcaattcattcATAGAGTTTTGAAGCAGAGCGGAAAATTCTTTCCACTAAGCATCCTAATGTTTCCTCCAATTAGGttataaaaaatgtacaaaatcatcaaatcgAGTTGAATTGTACATCTAAATCATCATATGACAGAAAGCACATCATTAAACCCTAGAACTCACAAACCCAGCATATCCCAATCAAAATCTGTGAAACCAACCAGTGATAGTGCAGCTACAAGTCGATTCCCGGCATTATTCATCTCCCGAAAATCAAGAACCTGTAAAATCAAAACCCgaatcacaaaaaaaaacatctaaagcATTTCCCATCAAATTGATTGAAAGTTTTGGAACGAAGGTTTACCAGCCAGAGAGAAGAGCATGAGACGAGAGTTCTGTGAAGCCATGGGCTGACCAGTAACAGAGAGATGAGGTCTCTCTGTGGAAGTCTCGTGCCCACGATCTTCAAAACCTTAGGTATTGTCTCTCTGCTCCATTTCAGGTCCCCCCCAGCTCTTGCTTCGGTTTCTTCCATTGTGATTCTGATGAAAGTTTCCTCTTTGACACATTTGACAATATATAGGTAGGACTTAGGAGTCAAGCCCACTGTCAaggtttatttgaaaataattttccaacttcaaaagtttgtttggcaatatataattttttagaaaaaaaaataggtattttcattttttttaattaagaaaattattctaagaaaaaatttaacttattttttaatgttattttactATGAAGTAtggaaattacattttttacaattaaatcCCTAAATAATAAAGCTTGttttaaaacactatttttcataaaattgaactttagttttatttttttatattgacttAATTGAATTATtgcataaatcaaaataaattttttactaaaattttttttttttgttagcttctttcattttatttatcttttaatgaataaagtttgaaattatttgtcCAACAAATTTAATGATGGAAAACTATAAATATTTGTGTATACTACAACtttatttaaataacataatattaatcTTTGATATTCAAGGGTGGAAAGTGGTGGAGAGGGAGAAGATAGGGTAAATACCTCATTTCCCTGAACTATTAAGTCCTATTGgatgactatttttaaaaaaaaaaaaaaaattgaccataaattttgaaaatcattgtttgatatttttattattttattttaaatcattttcgtATTCCtgtcattatttttcaaaacatccattgtaaaataagtgataattttgaaaacaatcaaaattttttttctaaaaacactatgttttctattttctatatacGAGGACATAAAATCGTAATTGataaatgtatttttctattttgtataatataattttattttaaaaaacagttactaaTCATATCCTAAACATCCTATTTCCATTTTCATGTCAGATTGATCTTAGAAACCTCACTATGTGTAAGAGAGGGTTTCAACAAGacaattaaccaattaattgaccaaataaattaacaataatGCTAATACTAGGGATTAAAAAATACGTTTCAaaactaaaaaggaaaagaagataaaaactaaacatgtttgataattattttttaaaacaatcataaaaatttgtttttaataacaatttttaaaaactgttatttgatattttgtaaaataaatatttgtttaaaaaccttaaatatttttaacttgtttttaatgttattagatgtgttttaaaatgtgttttttttatatctagtgttttatttttaatgatttttcaatataattattttttaaaacgattattgaaaacaatacaaaacaattaaaaaatatatttttttttaaacattgtgttttttgttctttaaaatagaacacataaaacaattttttggttacctaacttatttttttatttacaaaaaaaaaaccatattcgAAAATAATCGTCAAGCATATTGTTAGCCCAAAAGTTCTCTTTAAGtatgttttaatgataacaaatcatgattAAATCACTAATAGTTTAAAATCAAgtttaattttaggttttaattgATAAAATCAAATGCAAAATCAAGCTAATTATAAAATGATCCATGGAGAGCAAAATCCATGATGCATAAAAACCTCTAAAGTTCAAGAACACGATGTAAATGAATACTTTGGTGCATATAGGATTTTTACTTAAGCATGTAATTTTTTAGTGTCAAATATtgaaaacctataaatagaattctctcattcatttactgacaagaaaaatatttgctAACTCACTAGTTACTTGTTTCTCACATTAAAACTCATTATTGATGCATTAATTccataattttcaaatcatttttaatacaccCTTATTATTCATCATAACCTTCTTTTgtacttgtttatttattgcGCTATGATTTAGTGATTTAAAACTCCTATTTGTTGTGCAAGGATTGAGTGTTAAGACTTCAAGTTGGAAGATAAACTCAAAGAGAGACTATAGTGTCGATTGGAGTCGATGAATTCAATTAATTGAAACAACTTCGAAGTTTCATTATAGTGAAAAACTGTAAGTGGAAATTATTTGGAgaattatatgtatatatatatcacctGTAAAACAATATTAAGCTTTGATAtcccagagagagagagagaatatcTGAAACCTCCCCAGgtaggagaaggagaagaattcaataagaaaattaacCAATTCACTTAgcaaaaaaattacattttaaatccctaaaaaaaatataaaaaaatcgagggaaaagaaaatgtaaaacgTTGTCTTTGCCTGGCTCTTCCCATGTATGCCACGGGAGAGATGTTCTTCCACCTCACGTCATCTCCTTCACTTGATCGGCAACGTGATAATGCAGTACCATCACCCACAGAGAAACCTTGCCTTTGCCCACAAGAGATCTGCAACATCATCTAATTTTTATAGTAGAACGCACCATCGCCCTCCTCTCCTCGCTTCAGAAAAAGGACCAACTCTTGAATGTTTCTGCCACGTCGATAAGGAGTGGGTTCAAATGGGTCAAATGTGAGTCTGAATGCATGCATGCAACTCTGAATCGAAGACTCGAAATAATTCTAAGTGGGTGAATGGGGAGTCAGATTGATGAAGCTGGTGGCAGCTGGAGCACCATTATTGCAGCTGTCGTTGTAACATTTGAACAGTACTGGTTTCCGATATGAGAATACTGAGAAAAGGATGGTTTGGGGGAGCACTGAGTCAGTGACTCAGTGAAAGGATGTATTTTGCTTTGGGTTGCGTTCTTGTTTCTTTCGTTGGCGAACTTGTAAGGAATGGGTAAGGTTCTGTGCGGCTGTGCCCGGAACAAGACTTTTTTGAATCCTACCAACAGTACGGTTATGGGAAAATTAGGGTGAAGACTCGGTCCTTTCCATATTCGAATCTAACCTTGATTTGTTATATGTTACATGCCCACGATACCTTTAAAGTGGTCCAACACCTTGACCAAGTCCTCCACGCATCTTCCACCTTCCCTGCAGTCTAGAAACCTGACCCACAACCGGTGTGTAATGGTGGCAAATGGCAACGACCTGGTTTTGATGGGAAGCCATAGCTCTAAGGTCCCGGAACTCGTCTCTCTATTGTTATCTTCTTCAGTGATACATCATCTCACATTAGAGATCATAGTTTGAACTTTGAAATAATCAAAGACTTGCAGCAACTAGTAAGTACAAAATTCAAATACCAATGGTCGGAGGTAAATAGCTGATCCTAaacttgttttagttttaattcgTATGACAGTGTTTTCATGCACTTTTTGATTGTATGTATTATTACATGATTAACAATCATTTGagagtgtttttatttaaaacatttttaataaaaatatttttttacaaatatttttaggataatcatttatcaaatatttataaaaattattataagattatatttgatttttaaaaataaaaaaatatatatttatagttaataaattattttaatataccacttctcatttcatttatttaattatcctatataaatattaaataatattaaaatatataaatttcttaataatttaattatatttaacatatatttacaataaaatcaaatataaaaaaatgatatcccttaatatatttttatttatttaatattttttttaaaccaaacataggttaaatgatttttcatttctcttaaaagcattttctaaattttatacttttaacaatgattttaagtagtgtttataatgtttatatatatatatatatatatatatatatatatatatatatatattaagtatTCAAATAGTATTATCAAATACAGTATAAGAGtgtgttttatgattttttatttgaagtattttttaattgaagagtccatttagtagtgattttatagagtgtttttaatatttttaatacttaaacttttttatattttaagtatcAGAAAGGTTACAAGCACTTTTTAACATTACTATCAAATGCACTCGAAGTATTTtatctaaaagtgtttttaagaaaatcacttacaaaatgtttatttaataaacGCTAAAGAGTgcgtttaataatgattttataaaatgtttttaaagtgtgtttggtaacgattttataaaatatatttaattattttaacacttgaataataaaaattttcaaatatttaggATATTAgaagtgtttcctaaaatcattatcaaatgagCTCTTAGTATTCATAAcacatgaaattttttatctttaaagtattagaaaatttaaaaacgttttatagaatcattgtcaaatggACTTTAATAGTTCATTGGGCAATGAtttcaaaaaacacttttaatattttgaacacttcaaattttttatctttttaagttTAGAAATGTTAGTAACgttttttattatcactttCAAATGCACTTTACGagtttatttgagaattgttttccatagcatttttctattcttcaaaaaaaaaaacatttgataacaaaaaattgttttttgttttatatttttaaaaataaaaaataaagtatttttagaaaacatattttaattattttatattattttcacttatttttaatattgttttaaaaaataataatataaacatgtaaaatgattaaaaataaaacactatacataaaaaaaaattaaaaaattaaaaaatattcaaaataaattaaaaacattttaagtttccaaacatacttttattttataaaacactatataacatttttcaaaaactattattaaaaactatttttcaaatttgttttaaaaaacaatttccaaacaaacactaagtgatttttcaacattataaataaaatttcatattcttaaaaatgtttcatgaaatttatcaaatatctttttttttttcttaaaagaaacattttttatattaaaaacaatttctatgaCCACTACCAATTCAAAAAGgtagtttaattttcaataatcataacaaaaatttaatgatatttaaaacaataatgtcacacttcaaaacaaaaattgagtattaattaaaatattagtaagTAATGGATGGCTTATCATTATTTCGATATTAACAACATTAGTTTATAAGATATTTAATATTaagtatgtttaaaaatatacattatTAAATACTTTATATagaattgtatttcatatttggATAGAGAAgtaatttgttatatttggaAAACAGTTGGATGCAATGATGCAATTCGTTGGTATTAATATAGTAGAATGATTGTGGTTAGGTGCAACATGTTGCCTACACCCCACCACTAAaactaaaagaagaaaaaacattatattGAGCTTAATTAcatttagccttttttttttaaattattttttggtatcacctgtcaattttttattttattttattaaaaatgggcaAAAACCgaatttaagtaataagtataaATAATTAAGTTATTATTAAATCTACatctttattacttttttacCCTCATTTGCTCTATAATCTCTTTTGTTATTTGACTtcatttgttgtaattataattcatgataataaatatattaatttgactatttatattaaattttaatttatttttatcaaacaattttaatatttaaagtaaaaatcaaataataagttttaaatcaacaacttaaatataatttaactttaaattaatttaattgctAAGTAATAAATGTTGGATTTTATTAAACACCCCTTTAATAttataccttttttattttttatttatctctatCAAGCATTTCCCATGTATTACATTACAAATTAtgtattattaagttattaagtaataagtattaagttttattaaatacctTATTAGATTTATacttaaaaatgataatttatttatgtttatgaTGAAGTAGAAAGTCTTATGTACTCGATtttaaaatgactttttttaaatgaatgatgTGATGGAAGGTATACTTTTTTGAAACcgaaatttatttgttttttaagtagTGGCGTGATTTAACAAGAAATTTCCTTATTCCCCCAAATTCTAAAATGACTCAAGATAGTAATAATGTTAAAATTCAGTCTTAGGATTTGTTTGTTATGTCATGAAAGATTGAATTGCTTGATTGTACCAATTAATACTTTTATCTGATCCCAAAATgacatatttcaaaaattatttcaaaccatattataaaaataataaatatttgaatcattaaaaataattattctatcatgcattaaattataaaatattataaacaatgAATTATTTCCAAAAGCactataaaattaataagtagTTTTAATTCAatcactttcaataatttttcagTCATGCATTGGTTGGTATAATAGGATagaactaattattttttaaataatattcattaattttataatcCACGTGGCCactttgcaataaaaaaaatatttttgtacactaaaaaacaataaatgttttaatagttgaaaatataaatttcatacaTTCATTGATGATGCAACAcgagtcaataaattatttttcaaatataatcaaattaattttcatttacacgtgttattttaaaaaaataaaaaatataaattcaaatattaaaacatgaattttaaaagaatattaggaattaaatagtttgaaaaaaataataaatttggttcaattaaataattttaaaataaatacttatTCTTTTGATACTCTGATATtaagatgttaaaaaaaaaaaagaaaagaaaaaaagaaggaaagaaggaaaattcaGTGGCGTCGATAAAACGACGTGTTTGATCAAATTCATTCTTTACATCCAAACGATCCATAGAAAATCTCCATCCAaccttctctctttctctgaACATTCTTCTCCGAAACCCTAGAATCGATAAAGCCCTAATATGTCTCGCTGTTCAGAAACCCTAGCATTCACCCTCTTCCTTTcatctcttcttttctcttttccgCCGCCAACGACGAAGTCCACAAGCTCCTGTTGGACCACGGCCTTCCGGCGGGAATCTTGCCGGACGCGGTAAGCTCCTTCAATATATCCGCAGGCGGCGACTTCTCTGTCGAGTTGTACGGTCCCTGCTACATCAAGTTTGACTACATGGTCTACTACGATCGCGTCATCTCTGGTAATCTCAAGTACGGCTCCATCACGAGTCTGAAGGGCGTTCAGGTGCAGAAGTTCTTGCTGTGGCTCAATGTTGATGAGATCAGGGTTGATTTGCCACCGTCTGATTATATCTACTTCCACGTGGGTATGATTAACAAGAAGCTCGACGTTAAGCAGTTCAAGAAGGCTCGATCTTGCAGGAAGCCGGCTTCGTTTCAAGAAATTTGGGAGGTATTTACTCTTTtgactttttgtttttctagttATCTTCTTGCTCCATGTTTTATTGCtggttgaaattatttttctgttattttcttgattatatttataGTTTTGTTTGGGATTCTATGTTATTCGGTTAGGAAGCATTATGTTttgtttggctgctgagaaaatCAAGGCCAAGAAGAGAAATGTCGATTtcgtattttcttttcttggtttCTGAAGTGTAAAAATTTAATGAAGCCAATTGAATAATAAAGAATGAACTGGTCTAGTTCGGTAGCAGAAATGAAAGTGGTTCTTTTCAGCAGCAATTTTTTGGGAACGTTCTGCACGTGTTTTTGGAGTTATTcgcattttcttttttctgtttttgttaCAGAAAGCAGTTTTCTTTTGGGTTACAAACAAgctcataattttaaaatttgtagtttcttttcttttctcatgtTTTTCTTGTTGATCCCTATGTTAAGTGGGATCGCGTATGGGCATCGGGTGTGCTGCTACT from Vitis riparia cultivar Riparia Gloire de Montpellier isolate 1030 chromosome 8, EGFV_Vit.rip_1.0, whole genome shotgun sequence includes the following:
- the LOC117920694 gene encoding uncharacterized protein LOC117920694, whose translation is YVSLFRNPSIHPLPFISSFLFSAANDEVHKLLLDHGLPAGILPDAVSSFNISAGGDFSVELYGPCYIKFDYMVYYDRVISGNLKYGSITSLKGVQVQKFLLWLNVDEIRVDLPPSDYIYFHVGMINKKLDVKQFKKARSCRKPASFQEIWEVPASVNEIPMLLTE